From the genome of Medicago truncatula cultivar Jemalong A17 chromosome 2, MtrunA17r5.0-ANR, whole genome shotgun sequence:
TTCTAACATTATTTGCAAGATGTATATCATCaccttaattaattaaaaataattttatttggaatAAATTGACACACTGAACTTGTCCTGTTATAAAGACTTTGATAGTGATTTTCATGATCATAATGCAAATAATTGTGTACAATGCAACAACACATGAATGTGATTTAACTTACATGTCATATAGTAAAGTGATTGAACTCTCAAGTTTTGGTGATTTTTGCTGGACCAAACTATGTCTATGTCCATCTAACTTTCatgtcaaaaagaaaagatacAAAGTGCTGAGAGAGACTTATCATTAGGAGGGTAGTCAAAATTGCATATATAATGTGTTTAGAAAgatgtttcaaaaaaatatatttgtgtttAGAAAGAGTTATTAAGAAAGTAATTTACtatgaaatattaaatataactaaGATTAATTTGTACACGCcgatgatataatttttttatcaagacaTAATTTAGTCTCATTATttgtcataatatttttttttctctgttaCATACATAAATATGTAAATGGGGAGTAAAATCTAATTGAATGTATGTGTAGAATTATTTTACCTATTTGtgcatacaaattaaatccAATGTTAATCCACTTGTATTATTTTATGTCTTTAagaccaacaaaaaaattgtccattcttgaaatatttattttaaatttatttttttaactaattataAACAATTTTGTCAATTTAAATAGTTATGGATTTTTTATATCAACAAgggaaaaatagttttttaggCTTGATATGATGGGTCAATACTGAAGCTTTGATAAAGTAGGCCATGTGTTTGtagtttaattattttgaaaatgatttcatactgtttgattatgaaatcgCGATAACTAGTTTTGGATTTTATATAAGAATGtcataatgaaatgaaaaagaaactgtTATGGGTGGCCAAATTAGAAGACATCTCAACAATTGATGGAAGAGGATATGTATATTGGGTCTATATACAATATTATATAgagtatataataataaaaataatacatttatttccGCTGTTTTCCCACAAACAAAATTATTACTGTTCTAATAATTAagacaaaggaaaaaaagtcaTGAACATTTAATCTAAAGGATTAAGTAAACTCAGGATAATATTGTTAATGAGGACAATTGGTTTTAATTTTAACTAGTCATAGTTGACTTCAACACAAAACTTATTTCTACCTTTTATTGATCTATAACTGCACATGTTCCTCATCTTACTTAAATTCACAtatcatatataacaaaataaaaagtctAACACCCATGTTCCATTTGACATATTTCTTTTCCAATACATACTCCCTCTCCCACAAATATAATTCatatcacaaaaaataaaaataaaactattttttagatttattaaataactcATTTATCAAGTCTGTATATAGACCTAATACATCACTTattcaataatcttaaaaaaatgaaattttatttataatatcgACCGAAAGGTGTATCTTATTTTATATGTAttgttttacaatattaatgagatattagttttgtttttctattataCTCGCAACTATTTGTTGTTCTAtctttttactatttttgtgatttttcttcCTCATAGAAATAGTATTTTTCTATAGTTATTAAAATCAATCTAATTAATGAATGTAATGGAAATATATGTTTCAGAAGCAGCATGTGTGGGAGGGAAAGAGTGGTATTTCTACACACAAAGAGATCGTAAATATGCAACAGGACTACGAACAAATCGTGCAACTGCATCAGGTTATTGGAAAGCAACAGGAAAGGACAGAGCTATCCTTCGTAAGGGCACTCTTGTTGGAATGAGAAAGACTTTAGTGTTCTATCAAGGAAGGGCACCTAAAGGGAGAAAAACTGAATGGGTTATGCATGAGTTTCGTATTGAGGGTCCTCATGGCCCTCCTAAAATTTCATCTTCTAAGGTAAATATGTTTATACATAAGTGATTTATTTTgcaacatatttttttggtaatagcCTTGTATGAATGAGAGAGGCAACTTGAGattgacaaataaaaattaaggactTTTGACTTTTTggaatatgtttttatttgtacCGAAACCAAATTTGTCTCACATGGCTATTGGCTAGAATGTGACTTCAAAAATATATTGGGTAGCTTACCTAAGTAGATCCtctctcaattttttattaaacactTATGTAAGCATATGAAAGTATCAAATTCTCCCATTTACAAAACATATTCATTATAGTCAACAATTCAAGACCTTTTCATATTTAATTGGATAACTCCGATGTTACAttcaaataattatgtttaaaatatttataatgtttattCGAAGTCAGAGTTATTCAATGAAAATCAATCGATTTTGAGTTGCTGATTCGATGACCTAATATGAGGTGGTGGGATTTGTAACAATTAAGAGTTGTCATAGTTTTACAATAGAATCATACATGTTAAATTACGTGGTTTAAAATCGGATTTTCAACCAACTTAACCCTAAGTTCAAACCAGTGAAACAATTGTCCCCCTCTTCCTACGAagacaatattataatattgttacacttattcattcatttattgtGTCTCTTAATCTATGTCAAAAAATCTATGACACTTGTTTTGAAATGAATAGAGTAATAATAATTTGCATAATCTTGTGTATATACAGGAAGATTGGGTTTTGTGTAGGGTGTTCTACAAAAACAGAGAAGTTGCTACAAAACCTCCAAGCATGGGTAGTTGCTATGATGACACAGGCTCTTCATCACTTCCAGCATTAATGGATTCTTACATAAGTTTTGACCAAGCTCAATTCCATACAGATGAATATGAGCAAGTGCCCTGCTTCTCCATGTTTTctcaaaaccaaaccaacccAATCTACAACAATATAACAACCAATATGGAACCAAAATTACCTCTAGCCAACAATAACAATGCAAGTACATTTGGAGGAGCACCTTATAGCTTAGACCCTTTATCATGTGATAGAAAAGTGTTAAAAGCTGTTTTGAGTCAACTATCAAAGATGGAAAGAAACCCTATTAATGATCAAAACCTAAAAGGGTCATCACCAAGCTTAGGTGAAGGAAGTTCTGAGAGTTACTTATCTGAAGTGGGTATGCCCCACATGTGGAACAATTTCTAATGTGGTATACTCCActcctatttaattttttttgttgtggctTTCCCTAAGTTAAAGAAATTGGATCATCTCCATCTACAATGTGGTCTATGACGGTAGAGAATTCAGGTCCGGACTGAAAAGGAATCTGAATCATCTATCGTTGTAATATGGTGCTGAAGTTGTAGAGGATCTAATTTCGATGAAAAGGCGAACACAATCAAAAATAGGGGTACAAAGGAGAAGAGAAAATCCATTGTTTTAAATCATGTTAtagtatctatatatttttctcatgGTGTTAGTTATTGATATATGAATATCTATCCACATGATATATATGTCCCGGTATATTAGAAAGATGGGGCTTTGTAATTGGAACTTATGAATTTGTAGTTCATTTTAGTTGGTGGATGgagatttttcttcttttgttaaaatagaTCATTGTGGGCTAGTTCAAAAGTGAAACAACTAGATATTTAGTTTtaaggtaaaaaaatataatttttctattagtTTTAAAGTTTTGTTATCCCTTTAAACATATCGACTTTCCGTTTTagtctttttaaaaatttctttcgtctttttaattttcttttttcaatatttattcaataatttaactatttaatctttttcttttttcaatatttattctataatttaactatttaatctTTATTAAGTCATCTGTaacattaaattaaagaataaaTTGTTAAATTTAAGATTTAATAGTTAAATTATTAAACTAATGATATTTTATGGTTTTATCAATGTCATGttataggaaaaaaattgtttaaaatacgAATCATGAACATTTTTAAAGAGAgactaaaattgaaaacaacaaatttagaggacccaaaaccaaaaaaatcgtTTAGAATACAAAACATGAACTTTCTAAAAAACGAGAGACTGTACTTGAAAACTAAGTGAAATTTTCAGAGGGACTAAAACTGgaagttgatatatatatatatatatatatatatatatatatatatatagattaaaaacatatttaaccataattttaataaagtaaaaaatgttaCATATATCACCAAAAAGACACAACCTAAAACACAATAATGAATTCACTCAATTAGAATCTTCTCGATGTTTTCGCTCGTTGCATCTCAACCATCAAATTCaatctcttatttttttataattttatttcttattgtctcttttatgtttaaactttaaaatgcCACAACTGAAACAATTGAGAGGATTTCAATTGAGAGAATTCATTCCCCTTAAACACATATATTGATGACTatatttatcaagaaaaattcaTACACACTGATAAAGAAAAATACTCAACACCTCTCACAATAAAAAGTTGAGTCTCATTCATATGTGGGACTATTCTAAAGTGAAAAATAATCAAGAGTTATTATTTGAATAAACCTGTAATTTGTTATTATGTCCACgcaatatttattaaatgagttgCAATCTCAATTTTAAAACTAACTCAACTAATGTGAATGTCCAAACACATATATTCAACAACCTAAAACTTTCGTATAATGTGAAACTCtaataatataatctaataattgctaatactcacattatactctaaaggctaaaatatgattttggtccttgcaaatatgtttcattttggttttagtctctgtaatttctttttgttgtttttggtccatgCAAATATGTAtcgttttggttttcgtccctgactccacttttgtgatgatttgcacacgtgacaCATGATGACCGAactcatttattagaaaaataaaatattttgcagggaccaaaaacaacaattttttttacagaaactaaaaccaaaacgagacatatttgcagggatcaaaatcatattttagtcTAATCTAAATTGAGATGCTAACTTTAGAGCAACTAGTTATGTATTGTATTGCGCCTAAACATTAAAATTCAGAAGGTTTGCGACAACACCGTTCGAAGTTATCTCACACTTGAATTAATTTATATCATGTGCTGAAATATTAAGTTCACAAATTTATCCTGCTAtctcaacaaaaagaaaaatataattgcaAATTTTCTgaaggagtattttttttttttgttgacaacttTTGAAGGAGTAGTTATCATGTCATTTAAGCCACATGTCAAAGTAGCAGAGAATTCTCTTctattttggtgaaaaaaacTTTGCATTAAGTGCAAAGTcaacacattttaaaaaataacatgaaatcAAAGTTAGTATTATAATTGTGTAGGGCTATTAGCAGTAAGAGACAAATGCAATGAGAGAAGACTAAATCTGTGTGACCTCAGCCTAAGGATTCGCTTACTTGTTtggtttattttgaattttctttgaGTTTTGTATATACATACAAGTCTTTCTCCTTCTCTCCACTGTTATTTTTTCCCTTCTTAGTGTTTGTTGTACACACAACATACAAGTACAACAAGTATTAATTAGTTTCAAGTGAAATGCAAAATCATTTCTACTCTAGAgaaaccaaacaaaatcaaaatcaaaatcaattctatacatctaaaatcaattttggctattcaaaaaatgaaatgaagcaTACACACTGCACAAAATCATAGTTTACTATCAAAACTGTGTAGACCTGATTAACTGTCAGCAGTGAGAGACAAATGCAATGAGACAACTGCCAGAAAGCTAATGTATTCATTGACCAAAATAGTAGCATAAAACCAAGGATGAAATAAACCAAGCACATGCATAAGACATAAGACAGTAATATTGATGTTCTTAAGAAACACACGGTATATTGAAAGTGGAAAAACAGATACTGTGTGCACAAAGAAGTGCCAAATAACAAAATTCACCTATCAACTGATTCCCCCTTGCCTAATCATTCTTGTCTTCCTTTGACTTAATCGCTTCACGAATCATAACTTTACCATCTTCCACGTCCACGTTGAGATAGTAAAATCGATCAAATCCCCGATATGAATTACACATGAAACGAATGACAAGTGTTGTTCTTCCAGGCCTGTTAGGAACAGTGAATTTAAGCATGTAACCATTTTCTGACCCTGCAGCTTCTATGGATCCCATATCAAAAGAACAATCATCAGATCTCTGAACAATAAGCCACCAAGTTTTCCTCTGAGTAGTTGGAAAGAGAGGAGCGTGGACAAATTCTTCATCCTTTtttatctcaaaaaaaattttcacttttattttttcagggCTTTCGAGTGCATGTTCAACCTTATAAACCAATACAGGGATGAAGTAGTGACTGAAAAATTGTGATATCTCACATAGCCTCGAGTCTGACATGTTAAATATCTCACACAACTTACCATGTTCCATCTTTTTTAAATCATCCAGAGaggatatatttcttttttgacattttatagCCAGCTGCTTCGTTACATGCGGAACTTGCAGTAAAACTGAATCGGTTTCCCATGTTCCTTGTATCAGCATTTGGTTGAATGTGATAGCCAAAACAGTCGGGCCCAACCAACGCTTTTTTGATGCTATTGCTATAATTGCCTGAAGGAGTTTATGTGCAAAGCTCAACACATATTTTTGGCAGAAAGCAAGGTTCACACCAACAGAAGTCCTCGACAAATGAGCTTGAAGAAGAACATTTGCTATTGCGTGTGTATCCTTAAACTTAGAGTTTTCATATGGAAATCTCTGATTACTAAGAAGGCGGCatacctcttcttcttcatctatgCCAAATCTAATTGGCAGTGCATCAAAGTCTGGCGCCTTAGATACAATATCCAAAAGACCCCCCATGTCAGTTGTCTGTGTTAAAGATGCTGAGAACATTGCCATTGTTTTGTAAGTGATGTAGAATTTGATAGTTTTCTCTCCTTGATCTGTACAATAAATTCTGTCATCACCGAGAAGAacacatttattttcttgtaagtCAGCGATTGTATTTTTTCCGAAATCTGACATGCGAACAGCCAAATCTTGGCACCCATAAAATTCAGGATTTCTTGTTAGCCGCTTGTACAAGAAGGTGTTTGCAAGATAATTTTCTACCACATCtttcttaaagaaaataaattttcctGCAACTCCAACAAGTATGGAATCATGTAAAAAGTGTGGAAGAACACTTTCAACCGGGTATGTTCCGCACAATAATGCCTTGTAGTACTCCTCACGAGGTGTGTGgcataaaataatacatttcCCATGACCATTCACCAAAGGACTGCTGACAGGTTGCACCATTTGCAGCAAATCAGCGACAGGGTAATTTGTCTGTGAGTTCTCTGGTCCATCATAGTACTGTGTTCCCATCACAATAACGAGAGGAGTTGACAATTTCACTTCCCTGCAGATGGAACTTGTTATAATGCAGACCTGAATCAAACCACTTTTAAATGATTGTGTAACGATGTCACGATCAGAACCGTTCAAGCCCTCGTGCAAGAAGCCAACACCTTCACGTAAAGTAGTTTTCAACATCTCATCACTAATCTTGTTAATAAAAGGTACAAGCTCTGCTAGGGGATTCAGTAAAAAGGACCTCTTATCACCGTCTGCACCTTTGTATTTTATGAGATCTACTGCCACCAGACGAACATACTTTCTTGAAGGTACAAATACAATAGAAGTCTGTTCATTCTTGACAAGTTGAGTAATGGCAATGTAAGTTGGTTTGGTCATTGCTTGCATCCTAGCTTCAAAATTGGCAACATCTACTCCTTGAGTTTGAATTTCCACCGACTTACCAAGAGGAAAATTGAAAAAGCCATGGGAGGTAGCTCCAATCCATTCTCCGAGATCCTTTGCATTTGAAACTGAAGTTGACAAACCCACAAGCCGAACCTTTGaataagattttataaaataattaatgccAATATCATGAGATTTCATCCTGGAAACAGTTCCCTCTATAACATGACCTCCTTGTTCTCCGATTAAGTGAAGCTGGTCAATGATGAAAAGACTAACTGACATAGCAACGTTCATAGCTTTCCTGGAGCGGTTTAGAGCATCCCATCTCTCTGGTGTACTAACAATAATCTGTCCTTCCCTCAGCAATTCCAAATCTATTTGTGGATCTCCACTTAATTCAACTACCTTCAACTTGAGACCATTCCCAAATTTCTTATCCCAGTCAAGGTACTGTTGCTTGGCAAGAGTTTCATTGGGTGTAAGATAAACAACAAGCATGTCATTGTTGGTATTTATCTGATGATTCCTCAAAATTGCAAACTCTGCACATATAGTCTTGCCACTCCCAGTTGGAGTGGCAACTAGGACATTGTCATCAGAATTATACAGTACTGTGAAGACTTGTGTCTGTACTGGATTGAAATGCTTAAAATCCTGATAAAGAGCTTCATATGATGGATTTCTTAAGGCAGTAACCGGAAGTGGTTGCAGATCCAGTAGTTCAGTAGGAGGATAGTTTTCAGGTAAAATGAGATGACTGCAAGAAACAGGTAAAACTGTTTGGGATCCAAGCCATTTATCAGAAACAACACGGATAGAGTATTGAGGAGGAAGACACTTGTCTATTGACACTGTGAAATTCAAAGTGTGATCCTCCTTAATGTGCTGTTTTTTCAGCAAAAAATACTCATGATGAAGGATCTGTGCACCATCTTTATCCTCCATAATCACCCAGAACGGCTCAACATATCCATGCATTATGTCATCCCATGCAAAATCTGGAGTTATTGTGAGCTCAACCCCTAAAACTGCACTAGTAGTTGGCCGCACATGTGCGACAAGGTTCAGTTTTGGAAATTGACGGATAAGTTTATGAAGCTTCCTTCCCATAGTCGGTGCACGAATAAGTTCGCCTACCTCTTGAGCTGATAAGTTGAAATACTTTTCCCAAGTCAAAtccttcttcttcaattctGTTAATATATGACTTGGGATTACATTGAACTGACACAGAGGAGTTTGGACACTCCACATCCTCTTGGtcaccatcttgcataagttcAGAGCCTTCTCAGCCAATTGAGCCCAGCCACGTTTCAGGACAATCTCAAAAAGAGCCCACAAAAGGCGTCCAGCACtctgaaagagagaaaaaaaatacatgaataAGCTAAGAGAAATATAAGATGAAAAACACTTCCAATAAACTGTCAAAGTTAAGAAACAgagtcataaaaaaaattataataccaCTTCCAATAATTTCTCAAAGGTAATAAAGAATCAGagtgaaaaaagaaatataataccACTTCCAGTAACTTCTCAAAGGTAAGAAACAGACCTGTGTGATAAAAACCATATCAGATGTCATTGAGAGCCCTTCAAGCTTTGTCTGTGAAATGTATGCTTGCAGTAAAACATTTACTTTTGCAGTTGGCTCTTCCAGGCTTTCTTTGATGGGAATATGAACATGGTTAAAAAGCTCTTCTAGCTGCAGCTTCTCATCTTCCTTTACTGTTACATGCTTTAATTCCTCACTAAGTGAGAACAATTGACAAAGCTCTTCGTATCCCATTGTAGGCTTCAAACTATTATCATACATGGAGATCGTTCTGTGTGCTACATTATGGTAGCTTGCAATTCGCCCAAAGTCAGTGACCTGAAAACATCCACTATTGGCATCATACTTCACCAGATTGCTTTCATCTAAGAGTGTAGCAGCTTCATGAATCTGCAAGATTCAATACATCAATATTAGACCATAAATCGTAATATACAGGACAGTATGAATAACCAATATACACCAAAAAGATTTGTCATTGAATATCATTTGAAATCTAATACAAAATGAGGATCACAAGAGTGTGTGTTATCTTATTGTTGGTATAGGATAAGTCGTTGTTATTATACTCAAATTCAAATACCAAATAATCTGTTGATATCATTATcagtatgtatatatattgcAACCCACTGTGCTTTCAAATTGATTAACAGAAACATTCATTTCACAAATATTATGTtcatattttatgaaaaatccaTTTAGTAAAATATCAAAAGGAGATACATCAAACTAGGACACAGAAAAAAAGAGTTCAAGAACCTGTGTCTAAATAGAGTAATTTTCATTACCATGAAGACACGGTTTCTCAATGTTGGGTACAACTAAGGCTGTGTTTAAGGAGCAGTGAAAAATGATTAAAACAGTGGACAAGAGGTGAATAAAAGGATGTTTAAAGTGTACAGACAGAAGCAAGAAATGTGGTGAGTTTAGCT
Proteins encoded in this window:
- the LOC11423905 gene encoding NAC domain-containing protein 21/22, with the protein product MSNISMVEAKLPPGFRFHPRDEELVCDYLMKKVTHSDSFLMIDVDLNKCEPWDIPEAACVGGKEWYFYTQRDRKYATGLRTNRATASGYWKATGKDRAILRKGTLVGMRKTLVFYQGRAPKGRKTEWVMHEFRIEGPHGPPKISSSKEDWVLCRVFYKNREVATKPPSMGSCYDDTGSSSLPALMDSYISFDQAQFHTDEYEQVPCFSMFSQNQTNPIYNNITTNMEPKLPLANNNNASTFGGAPYSLDPLSCDRKVLKAVLSQLSKMERNPINDQNLKGSSPSLGEGSSESYLSEVGMPHMWNNF
- the LOC11443771 gene encoding DExH-box ATP-dependent RNA helicase DExH12, whose protein sequence is MTRTILHMKNCIRLVGFSATFPYYVDVARFLTVDVNNGIFTFDDSYRHIQIEMNRVCMEKVMSIAGKNPVILNESQFISKLADQLNAEIVLGTVQNVKEARLWIRHTYTYVCMLTNPSSYGLAADVIAKDIENNIDDLIHEAATLLDESNLVKYDANSGCFQVTDFGRIASYHNVAHRTISMYDNSLKPTMGYEELCQLFSLSEELKHVTVKEDEKLQLEELFNHVHIPIKESLEEPTAKVNVLLQAYISQTKLEGLSMTSDMVFITQSAGRLLWALFEIVLKRGWAQLAEKALNLCKMVTKRMWSVQTPLCQFNVIPSHILTELKKKDLTWEKYFNLSAQEVGELIRAPTMGRKLHKLIRQFPKLNLVAHVRPTTSAVLGVELTITPDFAWDDIMHGYVEPFWVIMEDKDGAQILHHEYFLLKKQHIKEDHTLNFTVSIDKCLPPQYSIRVVSDKWLGSQTVLPVSCSHLILPENYPPTELLDLQPLPVTALRNPSYEALYQDFKHFNPVQTQVFTVLYNSDDNVLVATPTGSGKTICAEFAILRNHQINTNNDMLVVYLTPNETLAKQQYLDWDKKFGNGLKLKVVELSGDPQIDLELLREGQIIVSTPERWDALNRSRKAMNVAMSVSLFIIDQLHLIGEQGGHVIEGTVSRMKSHDIGINYFIKSYSKVRLVGLSTSVSNAKDLGEWIGATSHGFFNFPLGKSVEIQTQGVDVANFEARMQAMTKPTYIAITQLVKNEQTSIVFVPSRKYVRLVAVDLIKYKGADGDKRSFLLNPLAELVPFINKISDEMLKTTLREGVGFLHEGLNGSDRDIVTQSFKSGLIQVCIITSSICREVKLSTPLVIVMGTQYYDGPENSQTNYPVADLLQMVQPVSSPLVNGHGKCIILCHTPREEYYKALLCGTYPVESVLPHFLHDSILVGVAGKFIFFKKDVVENYLANTFLYKRLTRNPEFYGCQDLAVRMSDFGKNTIADLQENKCVLLGDDRIYCTDQGEKTIKFYITYKTMAMFSASLTQTTDMGGLLDIVSKAPDFDALPIRFGIDEEEEVCRLLSNQRFPYENSKFKDTHAIANVLLQAHLSRTSVGVNLAFCQKYVLSFAHKLLQAIIAIASKKRWLGPTVLAITFNQMLIQGTWETDSVLLQVPHVTKQLAIKCQKRNISSLDDLKKMEHGKLCEIFNMSDSRLCEISQFFSHYFIPVLVYKVEHALESPEKIKVKIFFEIKKDEEFVHAPLFPTTQRKTWWLIVQRSDDCSFDMGSIEAAGSENGYMLKFTVPNRPGRTTLVIRFMCNSYRGFDRFYYLNVDVEDGKVMIREAIKSKEDKND